In Rosa chinensis cultivar Old Blush chromosome 1, RchiOBHm-V2, whole genome shotgun sequence, a genomic segment contains:
- the LOC112186546 gene encoding protein DETOXIFICATION 43 — MGDEQDLQRPVSFWKMPVGVFFRDARSVFKWDVLGKEILQIAVPAALAVAADPVASLIDTAFIGHIGPVELAAAGVSIALFNQASRITIFPLVSITTSFVAEEDTVSKMKIKSGKGQKLENGSGMLDDMEKGIAKPKPEMKEPALDDENGEATEMGRHLGNVEDKENGENSDKGLDEGSEVKNSIPENAVVENGEKGVPKNSDPEENGSKTGIVNGPSVVVSKNKKAKMKNKKRTIASASTALIFGAILGLLQAIFLMLGSKVLLGVMGVKHDSPMLKPAMKYLTVRSIGAPAVLLTLAMQGIFRGFKDTKTPLYVIVAGYAINIALDPLLIFVCGFGIRGAAIAHVLSQYLMAVVLFLILMRKVNLMPPSIKDLQFGKFLKNGSLLLARVVAVTFCVTLAASLAARLGPTPMAAFQTCLQVWLTSSLLADGLAVAGQAILACAFAEKDYKKATATATRVLQMGFILGVGLALVVGVGLYFGAGIFSRDVNVLHLIKIGLPFVAATQPINSLSFVFDGVNFGASDFAYSAYSLVLVAIASIVSLFLLSKSDGFVGIWIALTIYMGLRAFAGVWRMGTGTGPWRFLKGRSSPQPS, encoded by the exons ATGGGAGACGAGCAAGATTTGCAAAGACCAGTGAGCTTTTGGAAGATGCCTGTTGGTGTTTTCTTCAGGGATGCAAG GAGTGTTTTCAAATGGGATGTGCTTGGTAAGGAGATACTTCAGATTGCAGTCCCTGCTGCTCTGGCTGTAGCTGCTGATCCTGTCGCTTCCTTAATCGACACAGCATTCATTGGTCATATAG GTCCAGTGGAACTTGCAGCAGCAGGAGTATCTATTGCCTTGTTCaatcaagcttcaaggattacTATATTCCCACTTGTCAGTATCACCACCTCCTTTGTGGCGGAAGAAGATACTGtatcaaaaatgaaaataaaatcagGAAAAGGCCAGAAATTGGAAAATGGTTCAGGCATGCTTGATGACATGGAAAAAGGGATCGCTAAACCAAAACCTGAGATGAAAGAACCTGCCCTAGATGACGAAAATGGTGAAGCCACAGAAATGGGTAGGCATCTGGGAAATGTTGAAGACAAGGAAAATGGTGAGAACTCAGACAAGGGACTAGATGAAGGCAGTGAAGTAAAGAATTCCATACCGGAAAATGCTGTGGTGGAAAATGGAGAAAAAGGTGTTCCTAAAAACAGTGATCCAGAAGAAAATG GTTCCAAGACAGGTATTGTAAACGGTCCATCTGTTGTTGTGAGCAAAAATAAGAaggcaaagatgaagaacaaaaagCGTACTATTGCTTCCGCATCGACAGCACTCATCTTCGGTGCAATACTTGGCCTGCTGCAAGCTATATTTCTCATGTTAGGATCCAAAGTTCTTCTTGGTGTGATGGGTGTGAAACAT GACTCCCCCATGCTAAAACCAGCAATGAAGTACTTGACAGTAAGGTCGATCGGTGCACCTGCTGTTCTTCTTACATTGGCCATGCAAGGAATCTTCCGAGGGTTTAAGGATACTAAAACTCCTTTATATGTCATTG TTGCGGGATATGCAATTAACATTGCCTTGGATCCACTTCTCATCTTCGTATGCGGTTTCGGCATCAGAGGTGCAGCTATTGCACACGTTCTTTCTCA GTACTTGATGGCAGTGGTCCTCTTCTTAATCTTAATGAGAAAAGTTAATCTCATGCCACCAAGTATTAAAGACTTGCAGTTCGGAAAGTTTCTTAAGAATG GTTCTCTATTGTTGGCTAGGGTGGTTGCTGTGACATTCTGTGTCACCTTAGCTGCATCTTTGGCAGCACGGCTGGGTCCAACTCCCATGGCTGCATTCCAGACATGCTTACAAGTCTGGTTGACATCATCCCTTCTTGCTGATGGGCTAGCTGTTGCAGGACAG GCTATTCTAGCATGTGCATTTGCAGAGAAAGACTACAAAAAGGCTACAGCTACCGCAACTCGAGTATTACAG ATGGGATTTATCCTTGGTGTGGGACTCGCTCTTGTTGTTGGAGTTGGTTTGTACTTTGGAGCTGGAATCTTCTCAAGAGATGTCAATGTTTTGCACCTTATAAAAATTGGCCTCCCT TTTGTTGCAGCAACACAACCAATCAATTCCCTCTCTTTTGTGTTTGATGGTGTCAACTTTGGAGCATCTGACTTTGCATACTCTGCATATTCCTTG GTTCTGGTGGCCATAGCAAGCATTGTTTCATTGTTCCTTCTCTCTAAATCCGATGGTTTTGTTGGAATTTGGATTGCTTTGACCATCTATATGGGGTTGCGTGCATTCGCTGGCGTATGGAG GATGGGAACTGGAACCGGACCTTGGCGCTTTCTCAAGGGTCGTTCATCACCACAGCCTTCATAA